From a region of the Cognatiyoonia koreensis genome:
- a CDS encoding Lrp/AsnC family transcriptional regulator yields MTKIDRINASILRELSRDGRISNLILAERVGLSPSACLRRVQELERTGVIKGYRARLDPAQTGRAYVVYVAVGLAEHTKVAQETFERAMQRAEEVTECHNVAGAFEYMLRVEVADLPAYKAFHTDKLGTVPHVRSITSYMVMGSPKDVRG; encoded by the coding sequence ATGACGAAAATTGACCGAATAAACGCATCCATATTGCGCGAGCTGTCCCGCGATGGACGTATCAGCAACCTGATCCTTGCCGAGCGGGTTGGCCTGTCACCCTCTGCTTGTCTGCGGCGGGTGCAGGAACTTGAACGCACTGGCGTCATCAAAGGCTACCGCGCGCGTCTTGATCCTGCGCAGACGGGGCGGGCCTATGTGGTTTATGTCGCCGTCGGTCTGGCAGAGCATACCAAGGTGGCGCAGGAAACCTTTGAACGGGCCATGCAGCGGGCCGAGGAAGTGACCGAGTGCCACAACGTCGCCGGCGCGTTTGAATACATGTTGCGGGTCGAGGTCGCGGACCTGCCCGCCTACAAGGCGTTCCACACCGACAAACTCGGCACCGTCCCGCACGTGCGCTCGATCACAAGCTACATGGTGATGGGATCACCAAAGGATGTGCGGGGGTAG
- a CDS encoding LysE family translocator has product MTTTLFLGLIGFAIASSITPGPNNLMLMASGANFGLRRTVPHMLGISLGHMFMVFLVGIGLGQLLDTYPVLKIALLILSTGYLLFLAYKIANAAPPEAREATGKPFTFLQAAAFQWVNPKAWYMAIYAVGNFAPDGSGWRGALLVSGVFAMTNLPSITVWATIGTQVKRLLTRPRALRSFNYLMAALLVLTLYPIWA; this is encoded by the coding sequence ATGACGACGACACTTTTCCTTGGCCTCATCGGATTTGCGATTGCCAGTTCGATTACGCCCGGCCCCAACAACCTGATGCTGATGGCGTCAGGTGCAAACTTTGGCCTGCGCCGCACGGTTCCCCACATGCTGGGCATTTCACTGGGGCACATGTTCATGGTGTTTCTGGTCGGGATCGGGCTGGGCCAGCTGCTCGACACTTATCCGGTACTTAAAATAGCCCTTCTGATCCTTTCGACAGGGTATTTGCTATTTCTGGCCTACAAGATCGCCAACGCTGCGCCGCCAGAAGCGCGCGAAGCGACTGGCAAGCCATTCACGTTCCTGCAAGCCGCCGCCTTTCAGTGGGTCAACCCAAAGGCATGGTACATGGCGATCTATGCGGTCGGAAATTTTGCACCTGACGGGTCCGGCTGGCGCGGCGCGCTTCTTGTTTCAGGCGTGTTCGCCATGACAAACCTGCCGTCTATCACGGTCTGGGCAACCATCGGGACGCAGGTCAAGCGCCTGCTGACCCGCCCCCGCGCATTGCGCAGCTTCAATTACCTGATGGCCGCACTGCTGGTGCTGACACTCTATCCGATCTGGGCCTGA
- a CDS encoding VPLPA-CTERM sorting domain-containing protein, giving the protein MKYAVLGAALVAAVGVGQAEAATFNFESAGPSVQQIVTSDFTISYAIDGIFNFAGGAITQNADGLGIAGNPDTDPSSIDGFPIASSETLIVTFNGSYFLESFRLGNLNAPICGFLGCAGGDDYALSIDGGTAQQLDITDGNPFMVNQTVSSFSITALGEFNADDFWIGNDSFTLAEFTASPTAVPLPAAGWLLLAGLGGLGLVKRRKA; this is encoded by the coding sequence ATGAAATATGCTGTATTGGGTGCTGCATTGGTCGCAGCAGTGGGTGTTGGTCAGGCCGAAGCCGCAACCTTCAATTTTGAGAGCGCAGGTCCAAGCGTCCAGCAGATCGTCACATCGGATTTCACGATCAGCTACGCGATCGACGGGATTTTCAACTTCGCCGGCGGCGCGATTACACAAAATGCGGATGGTCTGGGCATTGCCGGTAATCCGGATACCGACCCGTCATCAATCGACGGATTTCCAATCGCCAGTTCTGAAACGCTGATTGTTACGTTCAACGGATCCTATTTCCTTGAAAGCTTCCGGTTGGGTAATTTGAATGCGCCTATCTGCGGCTTTCTCGGATGTGCCGGCGGCGATGATTATGCCCTGTCGATTGATGGCGGAACGGCGCAGCAGCTGGATATCACCGACGGCAATCCGTTCATGGTCAACCAGACCGTCAGCAGCTTTTCCATCACGGCGCTTGGCGAGTTCAATGCAGATGATTTCTGGATTGGCAACGATAGCTTTACGTTGGCAGAGTTCACAGCGTCCCCAACGGCGGTGCCACTGCCAGCGGCTGGTTGGTTGCTGCTTGCCGGGCTGGGCGGACTTGGACTTGTCAAGCGTCGCAAGGCCTGA